A genomic region of Pseudopipra pipra isolate bDixPip1 chromosome W, bDixPip1.hap1, whole genome shotgun sequence contains the following coding sequences:
- the LOC135406045 gene encoding zinc finger protein 501-like, whose translation MKEAARKRKMPWAPQAGPELRTESPEDKSPRQSLVGEAVLKGSPAQEGSGEEKGRRSPRRRGSKASPGGSEEERASLCREGGRSLSQSSDLVVPEQPPSREKPFRCLECGKSFRKSTQLLTHQHIHSGERPYTCRECGKSFRQSSNLIQHQRIHTGERPYTCGECGKSFRDSSTLIQHQRIHTGERPYTCGECGKRFQRSGNLLRHEQTHTDERPFRCTDCGKGFKRNSHLITHQRTHTDERPFHCTDCGKGFNQNSTLVTHRRIHSRERPYSSSPRTHHLIHTGERPYRCSECGKRFKTSSNLLLHERTHTDERPFRCTDCGKGFKRNSHLITHRRIHSGERPYKCGECGKSFTQSGTLTSHQRTHQ comes from the exons atgaaggaggctgcgaggaagaggaagatgccttgggccccccaggcag gccccgagctgaggacggagagcccggaggacaaatccccccggcagagcctggtgggagaggccgttttgaagggctccccagcccaggaaggcagcggggaggaaaagggccggagatccccccgcaggaggggctccaaagccagcccagggggctctgaggaggaaagagccagcctgtgccgggaaggcggccggagcttgagccagagctctgacctggtggtccctgagcagcctcccagcagggagaagcccttcaggtgcttggaatgtgggaagagcttcaggaagagcacccaactcctcacccaccagcacatccacagtggggaacggccctacacatgtagggaatgtgggaagagcttcaggcagagctccaacctgatccaacaccagcgcatccacactggggaacggccctacacatgtggggagtgtgggaagagcttcagggacagctccaccctgatccaacaccagcgcatccacactggggaacggccctacacgtgtggggagtgtgggaagaggtttcagcgCAGTGGGaatctcctcaggcatgagcagacacacacggatgagaggcccttccgctgcaccgactgcgggaagggctttaagCGGAACTcccacctcatcacccaccagcggacacacacggatgagaggcccttccactgcaccgactgcgggaagggcttcaaccagaactccaccctcgtcacccaccggcgcatccacagcAGGGAGAGGCCCTATAGCTCCAGCCCCCGCACCCACCATCttatccacactggggaacgaccctacagGTGCtcggaatgtgggaagaggtttaagaccagctccaatctcctcctgcatgagcgaacgcacacggatgagaggcccttccgctgcaccgactgtgggaagggctttaaGCGGAACTcccacctcatcacccaccggcgcatccacagcggggagaggccctacaagtgtggggagtgtgggaagagcttcacccagagcggtaccttgacctcacaccaacggacccaccagtaa